The genomic region GGCCTGGCGCAGGGCCTCCTCGGCGATCTCCCACAGCTTCGGGTCTCCCATCGCCTTGGGGGGCTTCGTGCTCAGGAAGAACTCCGGCTGGAAATCGAAGATGCGGTAGAAACTGTAGATCAGGTCCAGGACGCCGTCGATCTCCTCCAGGATCTGATCGGGCCGGCAGTAGATGTGGGCGTCGTCCATGGTGATCTGCCGCACCCGCAGCATCCCGTGGAGGGTCCCCGAGCGCTCAAAGCGGTGCAGCCGCCCGATCTCGTTCAGCCGCAGCGGGAGATCCCGATAGGAGCGCAAACGGGAGCGATAGATGATCGTGGACTCCGGGCAGTTCATCGGCTTGAGGGAGAACTCCTGCCCCTCCACCTCCAGCAGGAACATGTTCTCCTTGTAGTGCTCCCAATGGCCGGACTGTTCCCATAGCTTCCGGTGGACCAGGATAGGCGTGGAGATCTCCTGGTAGCCCCGGCGATCGTGTTCCTCCCGCCAGAGGCGCTCCAGCTCGCGGAAGATCACCATCCCCTTCGGGTGCCAGAAGGGGGCGCCCGGTGCGATCTCGTGGAAGGAGAAGAGATCCAGCTCCCGGCCCAGGCGCCGGTGGTCGCGTTTTTTGGCTTCCTCCAGCCGCCAGAGATACTGCTCCAGCTGCTCCGGCGTCTCCCAGGCGGTCCCGTAGATGCGCTGGAGCATCGGACGGCGCTCATCGCCGCGCCAGTAGGCCCCGGCCACGTGGAGCAGCTTGAAGGCCCCCGGGTGGATCTGGCCGGTGTGTTCCACGTGGGGGCCGCGGCACAGGTCTTCAAACGTGTCGTGCCGGTAGGTGGTGAGGACCGGGCGCTGGCCGGGCGGGAGCGGGTTGCCGTATTCGTCGGTGCCGCGCTGGAGGATGTCCTCGATGAGCTCCAGCTTGTAGGGCTGATCTTTGAAAAGCGCGCGGGCCTCCTCCGGGGTCACCTCGCGGCGGATGAAAGGATGGTTCCCGGCGATGATCTCCCGCATCCGCGCCTCGATCCGCTCCAGGTCCTCCGGCGTCAGCGGGCGGGGCAGGTCGAAGTCATAGTAGAAGCCGTCCTCGATGGGCGGCCCGATCCCCAGCTTGCCCTCGGGGAACATCTCCAGGACCGCCTGGGCCATGATATGGGCGCACGAATGGCGGATGCGATAAAGCCATGTATCCTGATAGGGCACGATCTTCTTCTGCGGCATCTGGAGCCTCCTCAAAGGGCCTGGAAGGGCCGGAAATCCCGGGCTGCGCCCGGTCCAGGGAAGGCCATAGCGATCCGGTCGGAAAAAAACGCGCCTCCCGTCCCATCGGGACGGGAGGCGCGGGCCTCCCGCGGTTCCACCCCATTTCGACCGCGCCCCGCGCGGTCGCCCTCTTCGCCCGTTAACGGGGGCATGCCGTCCGCCCCTACCCCGGCCGTGCCGGATCGGAGCGGCCCCTCCGGGGTGGTATCCTCCCGGCCGCCACGACGGGCCCTCTCAGCCGGCGGGGCCCGCGCTCTGGCGTGACGGGATTCGGAAGGACGTGTCCCCTTCGTCGGGTTGGTCGAGCGGGGGGCTGTCTGAGCCTCCCCGCCTCGGAGAAGGCAAAGGCCCGCCCCCGAAGGGGCGGGCGCCCGGCGGATGGGCGGTAGAGGACTCGAACCTCTGACCTCCGCGTTGTCAACACGGCGCTCTCACCACCTGAGCTAACCGCCCATCTCACTTGAGATTATAACGGGAAGAAGCGCAAGGGGCAAGGACCGTTTCAGGGCCTTCCGGCCGCGCCTCGCGCCGTCTTGAGGGCATCCGTCCGATGCAAGAAGAACGCTACCCCCGCGCGGCAGGCCCGGACGCTCTGGGACTATCGGGATGTTCCCTTCGGATTCCAGGCTGCGCCATAAGGAGGGCGCGTTGTCACAGCCAGGGGATATCGCTGACGGGTGGTCAGGTCATAGATGATCAGCCGCTCGAGGGAAGGCCCTTCGCTCTGGATCAGGATGAAGCGGCGACCATCGGGCGCCCAGCTCTGAGCCTCGCCCGGAACTCCCAGGGCGCCCAGCTCGGAGATCCGGTAGGCCGTCCCGTCCCGTTCCACCAGCACGATGCCTGCCATGCCGGTCTTGCCGATCAGACGCAGGCCATCAGGAGACCATTGCAAATCCTCGTAGGGGATCCGCACCGGCGAAGATGCGTGTTCCATGATGATCGTTCGTTCCCCCGCCACGAGATCTACCATCACAAGAGGTCCTTCCTCCCCATGGGCATAAATCAGCTGTTTGCCATCGGGGGTGGGGGCGAAGCCGTCGTAGGGCCAGATCGTGCCATCCACCCGCATTCGGGCCTCCACGCGATCGATGGACACCACCTCGATCCCCCCCACGTTCCCCGATGGGCCCTGTTTGAGATAAGCGATGCGTTGCCCATCGATCCACTTCGGCGGGGTGGGGAATCGATCCACGGGCCGGCCATGCAGGTCGATGGCCCGGGCCACATACGCGTCCTTCCGCAGCGTCCGGGGCGAGCCATCGCCTGGACGCAACACATAAAGGTCGCCGTCGGCGTCCGTGTAGGCCAGATGCTGACCATCGGGAGACCAGGCCGGTCGGCTATACAGGCCGGGGCGATCCAGCAGGGGGCGGACGAGGCCTGCCTCCAGGTCAGCCAGCATCAGGAAAGCGAACGCACATGGCGAAAGCCGCAAATAAGACAGGAACGCGATCCGGCGGCCGTCCGGAGCCCAGGCGAAGGCGCCGTCCAGCCCGGCATGGAGCCTGACGTTCTGTCCAGTATCCGGATGGACAAGCCAGAGCCCGTCGTTCGAGTAAGCGATCATCCCGGTGCCATCGAGGGGTGGGAAACGGGATTCGCGGGGGGGCTCCGCTGAAGGGGGAACGCATGGGGATACGGAAGGGGATCCGGTTGGACCAGGTATGAGGGAGGCCGGGCCCGGGGTAGAGGTCCTGGAAGGCGTCGCCACCGGGCTGGAAGGGGTTGTCGCGGCGCAGGCGGCTGCCCATCCGGCGAGGGCGAACAGAAGCCACGCCATCCATCGTCGGGAGACCAGCATGAAACACACCATCTTCTCCCTCCTCTCGGGTTTTAGGTCATTCATCATGGCCCGGAGTGTTCATGTACCTGGTTGGAATATTTGGGATCATTCATCATCGATACATATAACCACAAACCCCAACGCCATTTGGATATAGACTATTCTCATTGAACACGTACAGATCTCGCAAGTCAACCGCATCTGAACCGCTTTGGGTGTGGAAATGCAGGTGTGGTCCTGTCGAATTCCCTGTATTCCCAGAATAGGCGATCAGCTGAGAAATTGCGACTTCCTGTCCAGGGCTCACAACAAAGCTCTGAAGATGAGCATAATATGATGTGTAAACGCGAGAGTAGATAAAATCTGTGCTAATTTTAATCAAATTTCCATATCCTGTATTATCCCATCCGGCAAAGTCCACCCAGCCACGCTGAGCAGCGTATACCCCGGTGCCCACGCTCATCGAGATGTCGGTTGCATAAGCAGCTGGGCCTGTATGATAGGGGGAGCCACAATTTACCGTATAGGTTGGACCAGCAGAGGTGGGTACACGCCAGCCTGCTGGTGCCGGAATGACTCCAGTGATATTGATAGACCTTGAGGTCTCTTTGGAAGGCCGCGATAAGGGATGAAACGATGACCCGAATGCCTCTGCCAAAGTATAGGGAGTGCGCTCGGATAGTTTGAACGAGCGAATCATGCGCCAATATATCTCGCCTAAAGATTCGTATCCGTTTGTCCAGATGAACCAAACAGTTCGCCCATGCGGAATATTTACAAATCGAAAGGAAGTCATTGGAGAGAGGCCATAAACTGTAATCGCTGGTTTATTAGAAACAATTAAACTGCTTTTTTCAATGATTTGAATCTCATGTTCAGAAAACGGGCTGCTTATTTGTTGATACATGGTTGTCCAATCTGACATGTTCTGATTTGGATCTCGTTCTACCGTATATAATCCAACAACTACCTGGATTGGATGAGTGGTTCCGTGCATTGGGCTGAAGATCACCACTCCACCATAGCGATCCGCACCATCGTCACGTGGTGTGATCTGCCAATCGGCTGGATGATCGATCGAAAGCGGAAATCGGTATAGGTCGACCAGGAGTTCATCCTGCGGGTGGGCTGGGGATGGCGGGTGATTCAATCCAGTCCGGCTCGATGGCTTCCAGGAGGGTGCGCTCATCGGGCATTGGCTCCAGATCCAGCAGGGCGGCGCAGCGCGGGTCCCGCAGACCGCCCCGGACCAGCCAGCGGGCCAGATCCACCCGGTCGGCTCGCCCCAAGCGCTCAAGGGCCCGGCTCAGGTGGGTGCGCACGGTTTCCTTGGAGCATCTTAGCCAGCGAGCGATTTCCTTGTCGCTCAACCCGTGGGCGGCCGCCCAGGCGATCTGGCGCTGACGTGGGCTGAGAGCGGCCCAGGGAGCTCCCCATGTGCGCCACCAGTCTTCAACACGGTAGACAGTCTCCAGCGTCCAGAGGGGGCGGCCCTCCAGGGCGTGGGAAAGGGCGGGGAACAGCGGATCGCAGGACGATTCCCAGCCCAGGCAGCCGAGCGCCCCGGCGCGGTATGCCAGGGCTTCAACGGCAGGGTGAGCGGTGTGGACGAGAAGGAGAGCGCGGAGGTCCGGAAGGGCAGGCCGGATCGAATGGAGGAGGCGGGCGCCGCTCTCGTCGGGGAGGTCGAAGCGGATCAGCAGGAAAGCGACGGGATGGCCGTGCAGGGCGCGCCGGGCATCGGCGGCGGTAGAGGCGATCCAGGCGAGGGGGAAGCCCCAGGCGGCGAACCACGACCGCCACGCCATCTGATGGAGGGGATCCGGATCCACCAGACCGATCATCTCTGCATCTCCCATGGATGCCGTGCGATCCATTCTCACAGATCCAGAGGGGAGCCTGCCCGCTTCGCCCCTCGCTTTCAGGATAGCCGCCTTGGAGGACCTTGTCACTGTGGAAATTCCCGGTCCCCACCCTGTGGATTTCCACAGGGGAATGGGCGAGACAGCCGCTGGCCAGTGGACCCCCGGCCTGGAGGTCGGAGGGTCAAGCCGTTGAGCGACGGCCTGTGGGCGCCAGGCCGCGGGGAATCCTCAGCGCGTTTTGTCTCCATATAGATATACCCGCCAACTCGCCCTGGGGTTGGGGGGCATCCGGGCAGATCGGGGCGAAGCCGCGAGGGGGAACGT from Thermoflexus sp. harbors:
- a CDS encoding M23 family metallopeptidase; the protein is MSAPSWKPSSRTGLNHPPSPAHPQDELLVDLYRFPLSIDHPADWQITPRDDGADRYGGVVIFSPMHGTTHPIQVVVGLYTVERDPNQNMSDWTTMYQQISSPFSEHEIQIIEKSSLIVSNKPAITVYGLSPMTSFRFVNIPHGRTVWFIWTNGYESLGEIYWRMIRSFKLSERTPYTLAEAFGSSFHPLSRPSKETSRSINITGVIPAPAGWRVPTSAGPTYTVNCGSPYHTGPAAYATDISMSVGTGVYAAQRGWVDFAGWDNTGYGNLIKISTDFIYSRVYTSYYAHLQSFVVSPGQEVAISQLIAYSGNTGNSTGPHLHFHTQSGSDAVDLRDLYVFNENSLYPNGVGVCGYMYR
- the thrS gene encoding threonine--tRNA ligase encodes the protein MPQKKIVPYQDTWLYRIRHSCAHIMAQAVLEMFPEGKLGIGPPIEDGFYYDFDLPRPLTPEDLERIEARMREIIAGNHPFIRREVTPEEARALFKDQPYKLELIEDILQRGTDEYGNPLPPGQRPVLTTYRHDTFEDLCRGPHVEHTGQIHPGAFKLLHVAGAYWRGDERRPMLQRIYGTAWETPEQLEQYLWRLEEAKKRDHRRLGRELDLFSFHEIAPGAPFWHPKGMVIFRELERLWREEHDRRGYQEISTPILVHRKLWEQSGHWEHYKENMFLLEVEGQEFSLKPMNCPESTIIYRSRLRSYRDLPLRLNEIGRLHRFERSGTLHGMLRVRQITMDDAHIYCRPDQILEEIDGVLDLIYSFYRIFDFQPEFFLSTKPPKAMGDPKLWEIAEEALRQALERRGIEYGLKEGEGAFYGPKIDVQVKDAIGRDWQLATVQLDFQMPERFGLEYMDRDGAPKRPVMIHRAIFGSFERFIGILTEHYAGAFPVWLAPVQAVVIPITDRHVSYAHEIGVRLREAGLRVEVDDRSERMQAKIRDAQLQKVPYMLIVGDREQAAGTVAVRLRTGEDLGAMSLEAFLNRALEAIRARRGL
- a CDS encoding response regulator transcription factor encodes the protein MIGLVDPDPLHQMAWRSWFAAWGFPLAWIASTAADARRALHGHPVAFLLIRFDLPDESGARLLHSIRPALPDLRALLLVHTAHPAVEALAYRAGALGCLGWESSCDPLFPALSHALEGRPLWTLETVYRVEDWWRTWGAPWAALSPRQRQIAWAAAHGLSDKEIARWLRCSKETVRTHLSRALERLGRADRVDLARWLVRGGLRDPRCAALLDLEPMPDERTLLEAIEPDWIESPAIPSPPAG